Proteins encoded in a region of the Methanobrevibacter millerae genome:
- a CDS encoding glycosyltransferase family 2 protein → MWCIIINYKISVIIPVYNAENDISFAIDSIINQTFGFDYIELILVDDASTDLSKEIINQYVEKYDNIKLIELKQNSGLPGKPRSLGIDYATSDYIIFLDSDDTYQKNAFEILYDTIKEENSDFVISSHYINLDGDMVKANLFPTNEQLISFNPLESQEKFDKLSYNHLVAPWGKIFKKNLIINNNISFPDDSLCEDTYFYFKCLINSKKVSILPKNYLYIYNTFEDKKTAIHGHDLEKFNNFLKGMEYTYELLDNVNLSINVFLAENIGSLLLIFSNLDKKEKKEAILKIYDFEKDLDIQIPRKEISILNNLILKKDFKKAIFISNLYSLFYNNILIKNIYRKFNNNKNS, encoded by the coding sequence GTGTGGTGTATAATCATTAACTATAAAATTTCTGTAATAATTCCTGTTTATAATGCTGAAAATGATATTTCATTTGCAATTGATTCGATAATTAATCAAACTTTTGGTTTTGATTATATTGAACTGATATTGGTCGATGATGCGTCAACAGATTTATCAAAAGAGATTATTAATCAATATGTGGAAAAATATGATAATATTAAATTAATAGAATTAAAGCAAAATTCTGGCCTTCCGGGTAAACCTAGATCATTGGGTATTGATTATGCAACTTCGGATTATATTATATTCCTTGATTCTGATGATACTTATCAAAAAAACGCATTTGAAATATTATATGACACAATAAAAGAAGAAAATTCAGATTTTGTAATATCTAGCCATTACATTAACCTTGATGGGGATATGGTTAAAGCAAATTTATTTCCAACCAATGAACAGTTAATTTCATTCAATCCTTTGGAAAGTCAAGAAAAATTCGATAAACTATCATATAATCATTTAGTAGCACCATGGGGCAAAATTTTCAAAAAAAATTTAATTATAAATAATAATATTTCATTTCCTGATGATTCTTTGTGTGAAGATACATATTTTTATTTTAAATGTTTAATTAATTCTAAAAAAGTTTCTATTTTACCTAAAAATTATTTATATATTTACAATACTTTTGAAGATAAAAAAACAGCCATTCATGGTCATGATTTGGAAAAATTTAATAATTTTTTAAAAGGTATGGAATATACATATGAATTATTAGATAATGTAAATTTATCAATTAATGTTTTTTTAGCGGAAAATATTGGTAGTTTACTTTTAATTTTTTCTAATTTAGATAAAAAAGAGAAAAAAGAAGCGATTTTAAAGATTTATGATTTTGAAAAAGATTTGGATATTCAAATTCCAAGAAAAGAAATATCTATTTTAAATAATTTAATTTTAAAGAAAGATTTCAAAAAAGCTATATTTATCAGTAATTTATATTCTTTATTTTATAATAACATCTTAATAAAGAATATTTATCGTAAATTCAATAATAATAAAAATAGTTAA
- a CDS encoding transposase, which translates to MKKNYEKLLLALEILSEKSNTFKKFFERLVKNPLNFKTKSDQVLENLQKAMLLSYFMDKNLQHQLIMEILIAVILDNYSVHHATVFRELCNILNMDLIHLPPYSPKYNPIEQVWRTIKAKISRKFITCMEQLKFIFENEFKQVINNESYWKNWLWKFL; encoded by the coding sequence ATGAAAAAAAACTATGAAAAACTATTATTAGCGTTAGAAATATTATCTGAGAAAAGTAATACTTTCAAGAAATTTTTCGAAAGACTTGTAAAAAATCCTTTAAATTTCAAAACTAAATCCGACCAGGTACTCGAAAATCTTCAAAAAGCAATGTTATTATCATATTTTATGGATAAAAACTTACAACACCAGTTAATAATGGAAATACTAATAGCAGTAATCTTAGATAATTATAGTGTCCATCATGCTACTGTTTTCAGAGAATTATGCAACATTTTAAACATGGATTTAATCCATTTACCACCATATTCTCCAAAATATAATCCAATAGAACAAGTTTGGAGAACAATAAAAGCTAAAATTTCAAGAAAATTTATAACCTGCATGGAACAACTAAAATTTATCTTTGAAAATGAATTTAAACAAGTAATTAATAATGAAAGTTATTGGAAAAATTGGCTCTGGAAGTTCCTATGA
- a CDS encoding helix-turn-helix domain-containing protein gives MSNQTLIEEYPGIISEIQTEIKKLENDTRVLNKLYVILDVLHDEPINDIINKHGISQGTAYNWIKQWNNGGMEALKRKKGSKGQSKLTEEQFLILDKAIQENNLKTAKEVKHIIETLFGVKYSLRSIERIMKKLDYTYTKPYKIYAKMPKDAEEQLKKTPDI, from the coding sequence ATGTCTAATCAAACATTAATTGAAGAATATCCTGGGATTATTTCCGAGATTCAAACGGAAATTAAAAAGTTAGAGAATGATACACGAGTTTTAAATAAATTATATGTAATTTTGGATGTTTTGCATGATGAACCAATAAATGACATTATTAATAAACATGGGATTAGTCAAGGAACTGCATATAATTGGATTAAACAATGGAATAATGGTGGTATGGAAGCATTAAAAAGAAAAAAAGGTTCTAAAGGTCAATCTAAACTAACAGAAGAACAATTTTTAATTTTAGACAAAGCGATTCAAGAAAATAATTTAAAAACTGCAAAAGAAGTAAAACATATAATTGAAACATTATTTGGCGTTAAATATAGTTTAAGAAGTATTGAGCGCATAATGAAGAAATTGGACTATACTTACACTAAACCTTATAAAATATATGCTAAAATGCCAAAAGATGCTGAAGAACAGTTAAAAAAAACACCCGACATTTAG